A DNA window from Setaria viridis chromosome 2, Setaria_viridis_v4.0, whole genome shotgun sequence contains the following coding sequences:
- the LOC117843684 gene encoding putative F-box protein At5g62660 translates to MRMEDTPIRRLPEDTIADILLRLPAKSILRSGATCKAWRRITTAQHFLVARARRRQPASILAHTYLDAAPWACSSDLLAGFSSEDVALDALPVSSPEDDRQRLLRYPATRLTVPAHCGRLLASSDGVLLFKKDMGFYLLCNPITRQWAELPRLPNEYCKGKFYINSDPEYGFYFHQPSGEFRLLCCSLTRGFWYIVSTGAGEPRHLKLKQEPDLITRFIRPLLTTATMPVALDGKLHWPPIWRCATGKTRITAFDTVSEMFCQMPGPTSRTPKMMKLFEMEGMLAAADFGEEKHVDLWFLEDYSSQRWVHRQRVASPWKYGSGGRPRNDWGMQSVAVAGDDEGNIILGNNDGLVVYDVRKGEMVRTVNSVMQRKNRVFVSKHVFKGSTVQHTCFFTPSSADSPLIHSWS, encoded by the coding sequence ATGAGGATGGAAGACACGCCGATTCGCCGACTTCCCGAGGACACCATCGCCGACATCCTCCTCCGCCTACCGGCCAAGTCCATCCTCCGCTCCGGCGCAACGTGCAAGGCCTGGCGCCGCATCACCACCGCCCAGCACTTCCtcgtcgcgcgcgcgcgccgccggcagccggccTCCATCCTTGCGCACACGTACCTGGACGCGGCGCCATGGGCGTGCAGCAGCGACCTACTGGCCGGCTTCAGCTCCGAGGACGTCGCGCTGGACGCGCTCCCGGTCTCCTCCCCCGAGGACGACCGACAGCGCCTCCTCCGCTACCCCGCCACGCGTCTCACCGTCCCGGCGCACtgcggccgcctcctcgcctcgtcCGACGGCGTGCTCCTGTTCAAGAAGGACATGGGGTTCTACCTCCTCTGCAACCCCATCACGAGGCAATGGGCCGAGCTGCCGAGGCTACCTAACGAGTACTGCAAGGGCAAGTTCTACATCAACAGTGACCCGGAGTACGGCTTCTACTTCCACCAGCCGTCCGGCGAGTTCCGGCTCCTGTGCTGCAGCCTCACGCGCGGCTTCTGGTACATCGTCTCCACAGGCGCCGGCGAACCCCGGCACCTCAAACTGAAGCAAGAGCCTGATCTGATCACCCGATTTATCAGACCCTTGCTCACGACAGCGACGATGCCCGTGGCTCTCGACGGCAAGCTGCACTGGCCACCGATCTGGCGCTGCGCCACGGGCAAGACAAGGATTACAGCTTTCGACACGGTGTCAGAGATGTTCTGCCAAATGCCGGGACCGACATCAAGGACACCCAAGATGATGAAGCTGTTCGAGATGGAAGGGATGCTCGCGGCGGCTGACTTTGGGGAGGAGAAGCACGTCGACCTCTGGTTCCTCGAGGACTACAGCAGCCAGAGGTGGGTTCACCGGCAACGGGTCGCCTCGCCATGGAAATATGGTAGTGGAGGAAGGCCACGTAATGATTGGGGTATGCAGTCTGTGGCCGTAGCGGGCGACGATGAAGGCAACATCATCCTCGGCAACAATGATGGGTTAGTTGTGTACGATGTGAGGAAGGGTGAGATGGTGAGGACGGTCAACTCGGTGATGCAGCGGAAAAACAGGGTGTTCGTGTCAAAGCATGTGTTCAAGGGGAGCACGGTCCAACACACGTGCTTCTTCACACCGTCTTCTGCCGACTCCCCATTGATCCACTCTTGGAGCTAA
- the LOC117843682 gene encoding probable serine/threonine-protein kinase At1g54610, with product MGCVHGRPSTASPAAPVTSSRRRDHPAVSQPQQEGVDSSDAAAAPAEAGAAPEQQAAEKPEKPAQVKRERRSRSSRSATAAAAAAAHAEVRLGGSFANKARGEQVAAGWPAWLSAVAGEAIDGWTPRRADSFEKIDKIGQGTYSNVYKARDSFSGKIVALKKVRFDNLEPESVRFMAREILILRRLDHPNVVKLDGLVTSRMSCSLYLVFDYMVHDLAGLAASPDIKFTLPQVKCYVHQLLSGLEHCHNRGVLHRDIKGSNLLLDNNGVLKIADFGLASFFDPNHKQPMTSRVVTLWYRPPELLLGATDYGVGVDLWSAGCILAELLAGKPIMPGRTEVEQLHKIFKLCGSPTEEYWKKSKLPHATIFKPQQPYKRRIADTFKDFPQSALRLIETLLAIDPADRLTATSALQSDFFTTEPHACEPSSLPQYPPSKEMDAKRRDEEARRLRAAGGRANGDGARKTRTRDRPRAVPAPEANAELQANIDKRRLITHANAKSKSEKFPPPHQDGALGYPLGCSNHMEPAFEPPDPSSFSTVFPYEKGAVPTWSGPLADSAAGNQKRKHKSGRSSKQPSTARAR from the exons ATGGGCTGCGTGCACGGCCGGCCCTCCACCGCCAGCCCCGCGGCCCCCGtcacctcctcccgccgccgggacCACCCCGCGGTCTCCCAGCCGCAGCAGGAGGGTGTCgactcctccgacgccgccgccgcgccggcggaggctgGCGCGGCGCCGGAGCAGCAGGCGGCCGAGAAGCCCGAGAAGCCGGCGCAGGTGAAGAGGGAGCGCCGGTCGCGGTCGTCGCGCTCCGctaccgcggcggcggccgccgcggcgcacgcGGAGGTGCGCCTGGGCGGGAGCTTCGCCAACAAGGCGCGCGGCGAGCAAGTCGCCGCAGGCTGGCCCGCCTggctctccgccgtcgccggggaggCCATCGACGGCTGgaccccgcgccgcgccgactCCTTCGAGAAGATCGACAAG ATCGGCCAGGGCACGTACAGCAATGTGTACAAGGCGCGGGACTCGTTCAGCGGCAAGATCGTGGCGCTGAAGAAGGTGCGCTTCGACAACCTCGAGCCCGAGAGCGTGCGCTTCATGGCGCGCGAGATCCTCATCCTGCGCCGCCTCGACCACCCCAATGTCGTGAAGCTCGACGGGCTCGTCACCTCCCGCATGTCCTGCAGCCTCTACCTCGTCTTCGACTACATGGTCCACGACCTCGCGGGCCTCGCCGCCAGCCCCGACATCAAGTTCACGCTGCCCCAG GTCAAGTGCTATGTGCATCAGTTGTTGTCAGGGCTCGAGCACTGCCACAACCGGGGAGTGTTGCATCGCGACATCAAGGGATCAAATCTGCTTTTGGACAACAACGGTGTCCTGAAGATTGCAGATTTTGGCCTAGCATCATTCTTCGACCCCAACCATAAACAGCCAATGACGAGCCGGGTGGTCACACTCTGGTACCGGCCACCGGAGTTGCTGTTGGGTGCGACGGATTATGGAGTTGGCGTCGACTTGTGGAGTGCTGGATGTATACTTGCTGAATTGCTGGCTGGGAAGCCTATTATGCCTGGACGGACTGAG GTGGAACAGCTGCATAAAATTTTTAAGCTATGTGGCTCTCCAACGGAAGAATATTGGAAAAAATCAAAGTTGCCTCATGCAACTATATTTAAGCCTCAACAGCCATACAAAAGGCGAATAGCGGATACATTCAAAGATTTCCCTCAATCAGCACTACGACTGATTGAAACACTACTTGCAATTGATCCAGCTGATCGTTTAACGGCAACATCTGCATTACAAAGTGAT TTCTTTACAACGGAGCCTCATGCATGTGAACCATCAAGCCTGCCCCAATACCCACCAAGCAAAGAGATGGATGCGAAACGAAGAGATGAAGAAGCTAGACG CTTAAGAGCTGCTGGTGGTAGAGCTAATGGAGATGGAGCAAGGAAGACAAGGACACGAGACCGGCCTAGGGCTGTTCCAGCTCCAGAGGCAAATGCTGAACTTCAAGCAAATATTGAT AAAAGAAGGTTAATAACACATGCAAATGCGAAGAGCAAGAGTGAAAAGTTCCCTCCGCCGCATCAGGATGGTGCACTTGGATATCCCTTGGGCTGTTCAAATCACATGGAACCGGCATTTGAGCCCCCAGATCCTTCTTCCTTCAGCACTGTATTTCCTTATGAAAAAGGCGCCGTGCCTACCTGGTCTGGACCATTGGCTGACTCTGCAGCAGGCAACCAGAAGCGGAAACACAAGTCTGGCCGCTCATCAAAACAACCTTCAACTGCCCGTGCTAGATGA
- the LOC117843683 gene encoding protein GAMETE EXPRESSED 1: MSAGLLRFVVISILLLSSATSTVSWSIFSSSPSKRAGTPLQLDGATAAGFSIDCARNDPRGARLMDNARRRIDAAACWSQAYTRLFASCADITADKERQSRLAWHLSSCFQEDSGRPPLPGCDDRSAMLHCRKRLSDSEDKVFLETNTLCHQLQAEAFKQSTERLVNDLSRTSKSAHDKLETIEERSDHLLQESQNIHRSLSSIAVQTDHLTAASIAAGAQINDVLDHSRAISEQSKEIAAAQAELRAGQAAMRGAMDAGMARVEESYRTLGDGMERLREDAAGVERGVRILGDAMASMMDGLQRAADEIGSVTGRSLESQMQLLDRQAKAMRGLNELHGFQAEALEENRETIQKLAHFGRRQQEELLARQEEIRNAHEHLIHNSHSILEAHEEFRAKQANIFAALDKLYVLHNAILVESRFIKAFFFYCCIAFLIYMLTSAKQTFDIRGKLYIGLCVTVMLEIGVIKLGADSFNNQFWILSKVLLVRSVFLAATVVQILRSIFTYKDYDVLNHHLLQTLVEKVRAIEGNAGSE; the protein is encoded by the exons ATGAGCGCAGGACTTCTTCGCTTCGTCGTCATCTCGATCCtgctcttgagctctgcaacgAGCACCGTCTCGTGGAGcatcttctcctcctcgccgtcgaagAGGGCCGGAACGCCGCTGCAGCTGGacggcgccacggccgccggctTCTCGATCGACTGCGCCAGGAACGACCCTCGGGGCGCGCGGCTCATGGACAACGCGCGGCGCCGGATCGATGCGGCGGCCTGCTGGAGCCAGGCGTACACCCGCCTCTTCGCCAGCTGCGCTGACATCACGGCCGACAAGGAGCGCCAGTCCAGGCTCGCCTGGCACCTCAGCAGCTGCTTCCAGGAGGActccggccgcccgccgctccccggcTGCGACGACCGCTCCGCCATGCTGCACTGCCGCAAGCGCCTCTCCGACTCCGAGGACAAGGTCTTCCTCGAGACCAACACCCTCTGCCACCAGCTGCA GGCGGAGGCGTTCAAACAGAGCACGGAGAGGCTGGTGAACGACCTGTCGAGGACGTCCAAGTCGGCGCACGACAAGCTCGAGACCATCGAGGAGAGGTCCGATCACCTCCTGCAAGAATCCCAGAACATCCACAGATCGCTGTCATCGATAGCCGTGCAGACCGACCACCTCACCGCGGCGTCCATCGCCGCCGGGGCTCAGATCAACGACGTGCTCGACCACTCGAGGGCCATCTCCGAGCAGTCCAAGGAGATCGCGGCCGCGCAGGCGGAGCTCAGGGCCGGGCAGGCCGCGATGAGGGGCGCCATGGACGCCGGCATGGCGCGGGTGGAGGAGTCCTACAGGACCCTGGGCGACGGGATGGAGAGGCTCAGGGAGGACGCCGCGGGCGTCGAGAGGGGGGTCAGGATACTCGGCGACGCCATGGCGTCGATGATGGACGGCCTGCAGCGCGCCGCCGATGAGATCGGGAGCGTGACAGGCAGGTCGCTTGAGAGCCAGATGCAGCTGCTGGATCGGCAGGCGAAGGCCATGCGAGGGCTCAACGAGCTCCATGGCTTCCAGGCAGAGGCGCTGGAAGAGAACAGGGAGACGATTCAGAAGCTCGCTCATTTCGGACGGCGGCAGCAGGAGGAGCTGCTGGCCCGGCAGGAGGAGATCCGGAACGCTCACGAACATCTCATCCACAATTCTCACTCGATACTGGAAGCACAT GAAGAGTTCAGGGCGAAGCAGGCCAATATCTTCGCGGCACTGGACAAGCTCTACGTCCTCCACAACGCCATCCTCGTGGAGTCCCGGTTCATCAAGGCCTTCTTCTTCTACTGCTGCATCGCCTTCCTCATCTACATGCTCACCAGCGCCAAGCAGACGTTCGACATCAGGGGCAAGCTCTATATCG GTCTTTGCGTTACGGTTATGCTGGAAATTGGAGTGATCAAGCTCGGAGCTGACAGCTTCAACAATCAGTTCTGGATCCTGTCCAAGGTGTTGCTGGTCAGATCAGTGTTCCTTGCCGCCACCGTCGTTCAGATCCTGCGCTCCATTTTCACATACAA GGATTATGATGTTCTGAACCATCATCTGCTCCAAACGCTGGTGGAGAAAGTACGGGCAATTGAAGGCAATGCCGGCAGCG AGTGA